One window of Actinomycetota bacterium genomic DNA carries:
- a CDS encoding ABC-F family ATP-binding cassette domain-containing protein, translating to MNGTPAGRVNHATTPNAIGASSGSATTITPVTASVFESASCFPMASTSLEDVFPHRAARMRAGPSRPAAVSCGAVFITVDNVSKSFGARTLFSGVSLRVGARDRIALVGPNGAGKTTLLEIVAGESSPDDGTVSRAKDAVIGYLRQEAIEMAAPTVLDEVLAAASDVTSLEHRLTALEAELASADPADHDRLLSEYGRLRDRFEHAGGYTLEAEARRVL from the coding sequence ATGAACGGCACACCCGCCGGGCGCGTGAACCACGCGACGACCCCGAACGCGATCGGCGCGAGCAGCGGGAGCGCGACCACGATCACCCCCGTGACCGCCAGCGTCTTCGAGAGCGCATCGTGCTTTCCCATGGCTTCCACCTCCCTCGAGGATGTATTCCCGCATCGCGCTGCACGTATGCGCGCGGGGCCCTCGCGGCCCGCTGCGGTATCCTGTGGCGCCGTGTTCATCACCGTCGACAACGTCTCCAAGTCCTTCGGCGCGCGCACCCTGTTCTCGGGCGTGTCGCTGCGCGTCGGAGCGCGCGACCGCATCGCGCTGGTCGGCCCCAACGGGGCGGGGAAGACCACGCTGCTCGAGATCGTCGCGGGCGAGTCGTCGCCCGACGACGGCACGGTCTCGCGTGCCAAAGACGCCGTCATCGGCTACCTGCGCCAGGAGGCCATCGAGATGGCGGCGCCGACCGTGCTCGACGAGGTGCTGGCGGCCGCCTCGGACGTCACCTCGCTCGAGCACCGCCTGACCGCGCTGGAGGCCGAACTGGCGAGCGCCGATCCGGCCGACCACGACCGCCTGCTCTCCGAGTACGGGCGCCTGCGCGACCGCTTCGAGCACGCGGGCGGCTACACGCTCGAGGCCGAGGCACGACGTGTGCT
- a CDS encoding cold-shock protein, with protein sequence MAQGTVKWFNPDKGYGFISIEGGEDVFVHYSEIQTDGYKTLDEGQAVEFEVTDGQGGNKQASNVRKI encoded by the coding sequence ATGGCACAGGGTACCGTGAAGTGGTTCAACCCGGACAAGGGCTACGGCTTCATCTCGATCGAGGGTGGCGAGGACGTCTTCGTCCACTACAGCGAGATCCAGACCGACGGCTACAAGACCCTCGACGAGGGCCAGGCCGTGGAGTTCGAGGTCACGGACGGCCAGGGCGGCAATAAGCAGGCGTCGAACGTCCGCAAGATCTAG